A single region of the Asterias amurensis chromosome 19, ASM3211899v1 genome encodes:
- the LOC139951433 gene encoding 3'-5' ssDNA/RNA exonuclease TatD-like, with translation MASSTENEVADIKQEAGGDAENVDYTNRKIYFGNLPFATTAEDLEKWVLEGISQPNAKDVKAEIAMDGIGRARGFGYIESPDEFKEAILKLHGEALDGRKLRVQVARDANSKSRFTSDNKGVQSNRRQRPRPVASKLLADPTHTYTLIDVGANLMHKTFGRQGLPSRTLKNVLKRAESMGVKKMVVTGTSIATTTAAQELVKKYEGTLYYTAGVHPHSAKIWDDTTMEKLEKLAADPACVAIGETGLDFNRNFSDPNIQEEVFEKQVQLACRLKKPLLLHEREAHSKLMEILMRYEEQLPACIIHCFTGTEDEVKTYVEKSFWIGLTGFVCQVDIKIPDMLKDGTLPLERVLLESNAPFMEPRISKDIEVWDSLKQVLECLPPLTYWSPFPRNEPAKLPIVCEIVAHFLQMEPNEVAEKTSKNACQAFDLDTE, from the exons ATGGCCAGCAGCACAGAAAACGAAGTGGCTGACATTAAGCAAGAAGCTGGTGGCGATGCAGAAAATGTCGATTACACAAATCgtaaaatttattttg GTAACCTGCCCTTTGCAACCACTGCGGAGGACCTAGAGAAGTGGGTACTAGAGGGTATCTCACAGCCTAACGCTAAAGATGTCAAAGCCGAGATTGCCATGGATGGGATCGGACGGGCAAGAGGGTTTGGTTACATCGAATCTCCTGACGAGTTCAAAGAAGCCATTCTAAAGTTGCACGGAGA gGCACTCGACGGCCGCAAGCTCCGTGTTCAAGTTGCCCGCGATGCTAACAGCAAGTCCAGGTTCACTAGTGACAATAAAGGTGTACAGAGCAACAGGAGACAACGTCCTCGACCGGTAGCCAGCAAGTTGCTCGCCGATCCCACACATACCTACACCTTGATTGATGTGGGAGCCAACTTGATGCATAAGACATTCGGTCGACAGGGTCTTCCCAGCCGCACCTTGAAGAATGTTCTTAAG AGGGCTGAATCGATGGGTGTGAAGAAGATGGTTGTCACAGGGACGTCAATCGCTACAACTACTGCGGCTCAGGAACTGGTCAAGAAATACGAGGGAACTCTGTATTACACAGCAG GTGTCCACCCACATAGCGCTAAGATTTGGGATGACACGACAATGGAGAAACTGGAGAAGCTAGCTGCGGATCCAGCATGTGTAGCCATTGGAGAAACCGGACTTGACTTTAACCGGAATTTCTCTGATCCCAACATACAAGAAGAAGTGTTTGAGAAGCAG GTTCAACTTGCCTGTAGGCTGAAGAAGCCTCTCCTTCTTCATGAGAGAGAAGCCCACTCTAAGCTAATGGAGATACTGATGAGGTATGAAGAGCAGCTTCCTGCTTGTATTATCCACTGCTTCACTGGCACTGAAGATGAAGTCAAGACGTATGTGGAAAAGAGTTTCTGGATCGGCCTAACAG GCTTTGTTTGTCAGGTTGACATCAAGATTCCCGACATGTTGAAGGACGGCACTCTGCCACTAGAGAGAGTCCTGTTAGAGAGCAACGCTCCCTTCATGGAGCCACGGATCTCTAAAGATATTGAGGTTTGGGACTCCTTGAAGCAGGTCCTTGAGTGCCTTCCTCCCTTGACGTACTGGAGCCCGTTTCCTCGCAATGAGCCCGCGAAGCTCCCCATTGTGTGTGAGATTGTTGCGCATTTCCTTCAGATGGAACCCAACGAGGTTGCGGAGAAAACCTCCAAGAACGCCTGTCAAGCGTTTGACCTCGACACAGAGTAA